A stretch of DNA from Desulfovibrio gilichinskyi:
GAAGAAGCCACGGCAACGCTCCGATATGATCTTCATGACCATGAGTTAAAACAATCGCTTTAAGGCGATCTTTCAGAGCCAGAATATGGTCAAAGCGTGGAATGGCAACATCTACACCGAAAAGAGCATTATCTGGAAAGAGCAGTCCGCAGTCTACAATAACGACATTCTCTTCAGTACTGAACATCATGCAGTTAAGGCCGATTTCTCCAAGTCCACCAAGTGGGCATACCGTTAGCTGGTGCTCACTCATTCCTCATCTCCGCATAAGCTTTGTCCATAATATCCTGTAAATCTTCTTTTACTTTCTCTCTTTCCTTTAAGGAGTACTTGCTTGTATCGATGGGAGGGAGAGCTTTGATTTTAATTTTTTGACAGGGGTTCATTATAAGCTTGCCTTTATATAGAACTTTTTCCGGTCCGACCATTAATATAGGAGCTATCGGTTTTTGACATTTTAAAGCCAGAATCATTCCGCCGATCTTAAAAGGCAAAAGTTTGTTCGGATTTGGATTCCGTGTTCCTTCAGGAAAGATTAATGGAGAATGTCCACTGTTTGCGACATCGACAGCATGCTGAATGTCTTTCATCCCTTTTCTGCTGTTCTCTCTATCTATTGAAATATGTTTCGCCGCAGCCATTGCATGACCGAATATCGGGAATTTAAATAAGGATTTTTTAGCTACGAATTTAAACTGCCATGGACTTAAAAAATGGAACAGCAAAGGGATGTCGAAAAAGCTTTGGTGGTTGACCATGAAAATGTAAGTTTGCTTTTCATCAAGGGCACTGAGGTCTACATCAAATTCGCATCCACTGTTTTTAATCATAGCCTTTCCCCAAGAGCGTTCGCACCAGTGGAAATTTTTTTGAGTTTTAGAAAAAATGATTACGAGGGAGTAAAAAATAGTCAGCGGGAAAAATAGTAAGTAGAAATATATAAGTCTTAGCATTTTGTTATCGTTAAATATTTAGTGTTAAAAGTTTATTAAATTCAAAAAACTACGTTTTGGAGCTTTGCGTTCTTTAACCACTAACTTGATAGTGTAATTTAGCACGGGAAACAAGAGCAGATCTTAAAAAGAAAAAGTTAGGAGTGTAAAGCCCTTGCCGTATAATGAAATAAAGGGTGCTCATAAAAAAGGCTGTGAGGTTAACCTCACAGCCTGACAATAACAATTTGAAACCGTCAACCCGTTTTAAGAGGGTTCATAAAGGCTATTAGAATCAATTTTGATCTTCGTTAATCCTCAACAGGAGAATCATATTCAGATATAATTTTTTCAGCTATCTGGGATGGGCATTCTTCATAATGAGAAAACTCCATGGTGAATGTCCCCTGTCCTCCGGTCATAGAGCGCAGGTCCGGTGCATATTGTAGAATTTCCGACATCGGCACATGGGCTTTAACTTCAGTTATTCCGGCAGTTGACCCTGATCCTAGGACTTTCCCTCTGCGACTTGAAAGATCTCCTATGATATCTCCCATGAATTCATCCGGAGCTTCAACAAGAATATTCATAATCGGTTCAAGCAGGGTTACCCCGGCAGCTTCACATGCTTTTTTGAAAGCCATGGACCCCGCAACTTTGAATGCCATTTCAGACGAATCAACAGCGTGGTATGATCCGTCGTAAAGGGTGACCTGAAAATCGATAATCGGCGCACCTGCCAGTACTCCTCTTGTTGCAGCTTCCTGAACGCCTTTATCAACCGCAGGAATGTATTGCTTAGGGATTACGCCGCCGACAATTGCATTAACAAATTTATATCCTGTACCCTTAGGTAGCGGTTCAAGTTTTATCCAGCAGTCTCCGAACTGTCCGCGACCACCTGACTGTTTTTTATAACGCCCTTGAACTTCCGCTGATCCTTTAATTGTCTCGCGGTAAGGAACTTTCGGTGTTTTTAAAATTATGTCAGTCTTATAGCGACGTTTTGCCTTTTCAACTGAAATTTCAATATGATTCTGCCCCATGCCGGAAAGGAGAATGTCTCCAGACTCACCGTCACGGGAAAGTGTTAAATTGATATCTTCAACGAGAAGCTTCATAATGGCTTGGAAAACCTTATCTTCGTCACCTTTTTCTGCAGGAGCAAGTGCAAAGGTTATAAGTTGCGGAGCTACTTTAGGCTTTTTAAGTTCAAACCGGTTTTTCTCGTCACAAAGAGTGTCTCCGGTGAAAGTTTCTTTTAACTTGGCAAGGGTTATGATTGCTCCAGGTCCGACAGGTTCTTTAACAGCACGCTGTTCTTTTCCGTTAAGCAATTGAATTGTTCCGAGTCTTTCTTTGGAATCTCTTCCGGGATTTGTCAGGGTCAGGTCTCCGGTTACAGTTCCTGATAAAACGCGGCAGACTGTGAGTTGTCCGGCAAACGGGTCTGCCAGAGTTTTGAAAACAAAGCATGCAACAGGTGCATCAGGCGAAGACGCTCTGGTTGAACCGTCTTCTGCTTGCCAGTCAGCGTGTTCAAGCGGAGAGGGCAGATAGGTTTGAACCATATCCAGTAAGAAAGATCCCCCTTTGTTTTCAAGAGCTGAACCTAAACAAACAGGGAAGATTGTACGGTTTTTTACACCTGAAGAGAGCCCTTCAGTAACTTCTTCAGCGGTCAGTTCGCCTATTTCAAGATATTTTTCCATGAGGTTTTCATCACTTTCGGCGATGTTTTCAATCATGGTTTCGCGTAGAATTTCAATTTCTTCTGCAAGGTCGTCAGGAATATCGCTTTTGGCGACCTTACCGTTTTCTTCGAACATATATGCTGTGCCGGAAAGCATATCCACAAACCCTTTAAAATTTTCCTTGCTTCCTATTGGATACTGGAGCAGTACGGGGCTGATACCGAGCGAAGAGTTCAGGCTGTTGAACGCGGCGTCAAAATCTGCTCGATCACGGTCCATTTTATTGATAAAAATTATTGCAGGAAGTGCAGCTTTTTCAACTGCCGCCCATATTTTGCGGGAAAGAGGCTTGACTCCGTCCACTGCGTCGATGGTAAAGATAACACCGTCAGATGCTGTCAAAGTGTATGGAAGATCTCCGCAAAAATTTGGATCACCCGGAGTATCAATAAGGTAGTGGTTGTTTTTCTTCCATTTGTAACCGGCAAATCCCGGTTGAATTGATCCGCGGCGTTTAGTTTCTTCAGGCTCGTTATCGAGGGATGTTGTTCCTTCTTCGATTTTGCCGAGACGATCAATTACGCCTGTGTTAAAAAGTAGCATTTCTGCGGTCGATGTTTTACCACAACCGCTATGGCCTACAAGTGCATAAGTCCGTTGGTTCTTCAAGGCTTCAGACATTCACAACTCCGTTTCTCTGAATGTTCAATTAGCCGGGATAAAAGTCCCTGCTCCCAGTACGATTGTGCAACTTATACTTTTACAATGGTTAGCACATATTGTGACACCATTGCCAACATGTCAAGCACAGAGAATTAATGAATGTTGTTTTGCAGATGCCCGTTAAACAAGAAAAAAAATAATGATTTTATTCGGAGGTTCTTATAGTGACTGATGCTCAAATATACAGTTTTGACCCGGACGAAATAGACTGTTCCGGTAGCTGGCTGCTTTATCCTTCTCTATTTGATGAAGAGTTTATCAGTTCTATAAAAACAGTGGGACAGCTTGCACCTGTTCTTCTCGCAAAGAATGGAAATAAAGTTGTTCTTGTTGCCGGACGATCAAGGGTTCTTGCAGCTGAAAGGCTGGGCCTGAACGTGTCGGGTGTTTTTGTGGACGCCAGAGAAGATATTTCACGGGCATTTGTTCATATGGAAGAGAACCGGACACGGGTCATAGATGATGCTCTTAAACTGACTGTTTTCAGATTTTTTCATAATCGTGTATCCGAAGAAGAACTGTCCAAACGAGTCGCACCTCTATTAGGTATAAAATTCAAGGATAGAGATCTGAAACTCTGGCTCGAATGGCTGTCTTTGCCGCAGGAGTTTGATGATATCCTTAAGTCCGGTAATTTCCCTCTTGCGGCGGTGTCAATCTTATCAAAACTTTCAGCTGATGATAAAAAAGCGGTTCTGCCTTATTTTGAAAAATTAGGCTGGTCCCGTTCAAATGCTGTAAATTTCTTAACATGGCTTTATGAAACATCCAGAAGAGATAAAAAATCTGTAGCGGTTCTAATTTCAGAGCATGAGCTTTCTCCTGCAAAGGAAAACGAATCTCCTAAAGATGGTGTTGCGCGTCTTTGTAAGGCGGCAAAACAGCTTCGTTCTCCAGAATATAGTAAGCTTCTTAAAACTCAGGAAACAATTGTCTCTGAAATTTGCGCCGGTACAAAATGGCGGGTTGAATCCGTCGGTAATTTTGAAACAGGTGAAGTTCTGCTTCAAACCCGTTTCAAGTCGCGGGAAGTTCTGCAAAAGGCTGTTGAAGATTTGAATTCTATTCAGAAGTCAGACGGTTGGGGTAAGCTTTTTGAAATCGGCAGGGAAAAGTAATGGAGAATAAAATACATATTCCATCACACCTTGCGGGAATTGAAAAAATTTATGTAGACCGGACTATGGCAGACGCTCCTTTGACAGAGAGAGTTACGGGACGTCTTCCTGATCTCCCGATTGAAATTGTCGATCCTGAAAACTTTCCTCATGGATCACTCGGCGAAGGGCAGTCACTTTACCTTAAAGAGTACAAAGGGAAATTTCTGCGTTTTTGCCCCGGCACAAGTTATTATCATTGTTGCGGATATCGCATTATTCATATCGGCGAAAACTGCCCGATGGCCTGTTCCTATTGCATTTTGCAGGCATATTTTCAGGACAAAGTTTTGAAAGTATGGGCTAATCAGGAAGATCTTTTTGCTGAACTGGGTAAAGCTTTTTCCGCTGATACCGGGGCCAGATTCCGTGTCGGAACCGGAGAATTCACAGACTCGCTGGCCCTTGAAGCTGTCACCGGATATAGCCGCGATCTTGTTAAATTTCTGGGTGATTATCCCAATGTCTGCCTTGAACTAAAATCTAAGGTGATTGACCTTTCGTGGATGGACAGCGTTAAAAGAACTGACAGAGTTCTGCCTGCGTGGTCACTCAATGCACCTTTTATTAATGAGCATGAAGAATTCGGCGTATCAACGCTGAAGGAAAGGCTTGAAGCCGCAAAAGTCTGCGCTGACGCAGGATTTAAAGTGTGTCTGCATTTCGATCCGATTATTCGTTTTGACGGTTGGCGTGAAGGGTATGCTGAAATTGTTGATATGATATTTGATTATCTGAAACCTGAAAACATTGCTTATTTGAGCATGGGGTCTTTCAGGCATATGCCCCATTTAAAACCCATAATTGAACGTAATTTCCCTGAAACAACTTATATTTTTGATGAATTTATTATCGGCAATGATAATAAGATGCGTTTGCTCAGGCCGCTGCGAGTGCGTCAATTTAAGTTTATAGTTGATAGACTTCGTAAACATGGGATGGATAAGCAGATATATTTCTGCATGGAATCGACCGAAAATTGGCAGGATGTGTTCGGCTACACTCCGAAAGATCTGGGCGGACTTGGAAATCATCTGATGAAACAGGCTTTCAGAGAGTAAAATACTTTGAAATACTGGTTAATTTGATGTATTAGGATTTTCAAAGGGGGATTGTTCAATGTCCTTACAAGATTATCAGACTCGCATAGACAGGCTGCAAAAGGGACTTGGCAAGGCTTTTGCTGAAAGTCCTTTTATTTTTAATATTCCCGGCAAGTCAATCGCGTTAAAGGTCGACCCCTATTATTATGTGGCTTTCGAGCCTTCATTTACAGAACATTTAAGCAGATTCAGTGTAATGCTTAAGCAAAATGTTCGGGATACTCTGGTCCGTACAGGGAATCTTGTTTCAGAACCGGGTACACGTAATCCTCTGATAAAGATTAAGCTTAGGTGGGATGGGCGTACTTATGCACTGAACGGTTGTTTCGTCGAAGCCGAGTTTATTGATCAGGCTCTTAAAATGTATGGCGGAGTGGCCGGTGATATCGGGCTTTCGGAAATGCAGATTCTTTCTTCGGAACGTGAAAAGATCAATGAGTTTTTCGGCGAAAGAACTCTCCTGCAATCAGTCGCTTTTACAGATTAGTCTATCGTTATATTGTTAAAGAAGACCCCGCCGGAACAATTGTTCCGGCGGGGTTCTTTTTTGAAAATATGCTGCTTAAAGATCTATTATTTGCGTAGTTTGCTCTTCGGGCAATGTTCTTCAAGGTAACACACTTCACATCCGCCGGAATAAGGGTGAGGAGTGAATACAGCGTACTGCCTGTTTACAGTTCCTTCCTGATTCCATTCCAGTCCAAGTGATTTGAATGTGTCGAGCACTGCTTCTCCAGGTTTAGGAAGCGGAGCACATTTACCTTCTTCCAGTTCTGGAAGCAGACTCTGCGCCGCGGACATGATCAGTGTTATTGCAAGGTTGTGATGAGCAAGTCCTTCGGTAGGAGTTTCCTGCCAGATTTCTTCGACTGCGTCTTCAACTTCTTTTTCAAGATATAACAGCAGAAAATCAGTTCCTTTTCCGCCTGCAGGTTTTTCAAGTTTGTAAGCTTTAAGGTGGGGCAGCCACTGGTTCCAATATTTTTCAAGGCTTTCCATGAGGGATTGTTCAATGCGGGTGGAACCGTTTAATTCTGCAAAATAGAATATGTTAAATTCCGGAGTTGCTGTGACTTCTGAAACTTTAAGAGCACTCATATGTTATTCCTCGCTTATTTTTCAATTTGTAAGGAGTCCTTTACATGGTTCGAGCCAGACCCTCAAGTGTAAAAAATCCCCGAAAACCAAAACGGTTTCCGGGGATCTTCAAAACAAAGTGAATTCAGATTGCTGCTAGATTTTGCAGGCGGTTCTGAGGTCAGCTATTGCATCGGTTTTTTCCCAGGTAAAGTTAGGGTTGTTGCGGCCGAAGTGACCGTAACAAGCGGTATCTTTATAAATAGGACGTCTGAGATCAAGTCTCTGTGAAATGTACCATGGGCGCAGGTCGAATACGTCTTTGACTGCTTTAGTCAAAACTTCATCGGAAACTTCGCCGGTTCCGTGAGATGTTGCAAGAACGGATACTGGTTCTGCTACACCGATAGCGTAAGCAACCTGAACTTCAGCACGTTCTGCAAGTCCTGCAGCTACGATGTTTTTGGCAATGTAGCGGGCCATGTATGCACCGGAGCGGTCAACTTTGGACGGGTCTTTTCCTGAGAAAGCACCACCGCCGTGGTTACCCATTCCGCCGTATGTGTCATTGATGATTTTACGACCGGTAAGGCCGCAGTCGCCCATAGGACCGCCGATTACGAAACGGCCTGTGGTGTTGATGTAAATGTGGGTTTTTTCATCAATCATTTCAGCAGGAAGAGTTGCGAGGACGACTTGTTTTTTGATGTCGTCGTAAATCTGCTGCTGCTCGATTCCGTCATCATGCTGTGCTGCGATAACAACGTCTGCAATGCGGACAGGTTTGCCGTTAAAGTATTCGAAGGATACTTCTGTTTTTCCGTCAGGACGAAGGTAGTCAAGAACCTTGGTTTTACGGACTTCAGCAAGTTTGCGGGAAAGTTGGTGAGACCAGTAAATAGGTGCAGGCATAAGAGTTTCGGTTTCTTTACATGCGAAACCGAACATCATGCCCTGATCGCCGGCACCCTGACTTTCAGGGGAATTGCGGTCAACGCCCTGAGCGATGTCTACAGACTGTTTATCGATAGAAGATATAACTGCGCAAGTGTCAGCGTCAAAACCCATGTTTGAATTTACGTATCCGATTTCGCGGATAGTATCGCGAACTATTGCCTGAAAGTCGGCATATCCGCTTGTAGTAATTTCACCGGCGATAAAAGCCATACCGGTGGTTACCAGAGTTTCACATGCTACTCGTGCATTTGGGTCCTGTGTTAACAGGGCGTCAAGGATTGAGTCTGAAATCTGGTCGGCCACTTTATCCGGGTGACCTTCTGTTACGGATTCAGAGGTAAAAAAGTACTTGCCTTTGCTGCTGATCATTAAAGTTCCTCCTGAGGTGAATAAAACGAGTTCAACGGAACCGTTTTCCGTTAACACTCTTCGTAATATAAGGCTTTAGGTTCATTTTTTATTAATATGAACAAATAGGCCTTCAATCTTACATTTTAATTAGCAAGTTGTCTATTAATCTTGCTTTTCCTAAGCGGACAGCCACAGCGCATAATGCCGGACCGTTAACTTTATCAATTATTGAGATATTTTCTGGGTGGACTATCTGTATATAGTCTATTTCGCTGCCGGGTATCATCTCATTATAGAACTTCGTAAGTTTACCTATGAGTACCTTGGCATCGTTTTCACCCTTATCGACTGATTCTTTGATTGTCCTTAGTCCTTTCTGGAGCATAGGGGCAAGTTTTTTTTCATCGTCAGTCAGGTATATGTTGCGGGAGCTTAAAGCCAGACCGTCTGCGTTGCGGACAATAGGATGTCCGACAATTTCGACCGGAATGTTTAAATCTCTTACCATTCGTTTAATTATAGCTAGCTGCTGCCAGTCTTTTTCTCCGAAAACAGCTATGTCAGGCAGTGCAGTCATAAGAAGTTTTGTTACAACTGTAGCCACTCCGCGAAAGTGTACCGGGCGTGATTTTGCACATAGATTTTCGGACAGTTCCGGCACTTCCACCCATGTGGAATGGTCAGGGTAGTACATTTGGCTCTTTTGAGGTGTAAAAAGGATATCAACACCTTTTTCGCGGGCAAGGTCTGCATCTCTTTTCAGGTCTTGCGGATAATTGTCTAAATCTTCACCAGGGCCGAACTGTGTGGGGTTTACGAAAAGCGAAACGATAACTTTGTCAGCTCGTTTTTTAGCCGCTTCCATCAAAGTCAGATGGCCTTCATGAAAATATCCCATTGAAGGGACCAATGCGATGGTCTTTCCCTGCCGGCGCAGGTCCATGCTCATTTTTTGCAGTTCTTTAGGGTCAGTAATAATTATCATCATATTCGGTTACCTTTTGCAGGTTGCTTAAACTAAAATTAATTTCTAAACACTAAAATGCGGAAAAATCGAGTTACTACCATCAGTTTAAGCTGTCCAGAGTTTGAGTACCATTTTATTTGACTAAAAATAACATTTTAAAAATATTTTGCCTTACTGTTTAAATAGCTGCTTGTATTGAAGCCCTTTGCGGGTTATTGCATTTCCCATGAACAAGGATAGCCTCTTTAAAGATGGAATATGTCTGACTCCGCAAGATCTGATCCGGTATGAGCATACGCTTAAGGATCTGATTAATGAGTTTCTGCCTTTTGACTCTTACAGTCTATACTTTCCTAAGCCTGCAGGTGGAGCCGCGCCGCAACCCCTTGTTACGCGCTATAATCAGGAAGAAAAGCATCTGATGCTGCCTTTGAAGCTCCAAGGTCGTGATCTCTGCTACTTCATCGCCAGAGGCATTAACCTGAAAGCTCCTAAGACTGTGCCTCAATATCTGGAAGCGTTGGCAACAAGCGCGCTTGAAAAAATATTACTCTATAAAACCTCCATTACAGACGGTCTTACCGGAATGGCTACCCGTGAACATTTCATGGTTAAGCTTGTTAAAGAGTTGGATCTTATTCAAAACTGCATGATGCCTGCCCCGAGGGGGTGCAAAGATCCTGGAATTCCTACTTTCAGCGGTTCTGTCGGAGTAGTTGTTCTTGATCTTGATAACTTCCAGCGAATCAATGATAGGTACGGTTATACTTTAGGTGATTCTATCGTAGCAGAAGTCGGCAGAGCTGTCAGCGAAGCTGCGTTCGAATCAGTTGTCTGTGCTCGTCTTTTTGAAGATAAATTCGCATTTCTCATTCCTGACGGCAGACCCAAAGTCTGTGCACAGCTTGCAGAAAAAATGCGGGTAATTGTCGAGCGGCTTCATGTCGAGGACCCTGTGACAGGTGATACCTTAAAAATAAGCACCAGCGCAGGATTTGCAAATTATCCTCAAAGTCTGTCCGGTCCCCATTTTAAGCGCAGCGCGGCAGAACAGGGTAGAATCCTAATGCGCAAGGCGGCTAAAGCCATTGCCACTGCGAAAGATTTCGGTCGAAATTGCGTTTTCGCGTATTCAGATATTTTACAAAAGGGCGGGAAGGTTCTTGAAGTTCTTCCGCTGCAGCGTATTGCGCTGAGCATCGGGCAGAGCGTTGATGCCAGAGAGGGCGGAAGATTTCTCGTATGGTCTCCGGATTATCAGTCCGGTACTCAGGCCAAACTTACTGAAGATGAAAGAATTTCCGGTTCTTATCCTACTATGTATAAGGCCGAAGTTGTAATCATTGAAGTTCAGGAAGAGATTGCGTTTGCTGAAATTCTTCATTTAAGTGATACGGCGTGGCCAGTAACGGCCGGTGACAGACTGACTCTGCTTGACGAGAAAGACAGCTTTTTTGATGCACAGGCAGGTCCTGAAACTTCGGCAACTCCTCAGCGTGATATGGTGACAGGTCTTTTCCGTTATAAGGAATTTATCGGACGATACAGCCGCCTGCGTCAAAACATGGATAAGTTTTCTGTTGCCGTGCTAAGGCTTGCAGCAGGTGTCACTGATCAGGGTGGAAATTTTCAAAAAATCACCGACGCGGAAGTTCAAAAAATAGCATCAAGAGCTGAGAATATTTTTGAAGTTGATCATACCGGCGGAAGGTACAGTCTGAACAGTCTGATTTATTTTTTCCCGAAGCAGGATTCTGATTCTGTCATGGAAATGATTTTGAAACTTGTCAGAGAGTGCGAAGCTGATTTTGACATTGCTCTGTCTGCTGGAGTCGCTTCTTTCCCGTTTCTGAATTACAGGCGCAGTGAAATACTTGATAACTGCCGTAAGGGGCTCGATCATGCTATGATGATGGAAAAACCTATGGTCGCGCAGTTTGACTCTGTTTCACTCAATATCGCCGCGGACAGGCTTTACGTCGATGGTGATATTTACGGAGCAGTCGAAGAATTCAGATTGGCTCTTCTGGCTGATTCCGATAATATTTTAGCGCGTAATTCTCTAGGGATCTGCTATGCACAGCTTGGCAAGCCGGAGCAGGCCCGTAAGCAGTTTGAACAGGTTCTGGAAATAACTCCCAGTAATATAATGGCACTTTATAATCTGGGGTGGGTCTGCCAGATGCTGGGGAATCGTGAAGAAGCAAGAAATGCTTATGAACGTTGTCTTAAGCTTGAACCGGACAATGTTTTCAGTCTTGTAAGGCTCGGAGTGCTTGCAGAGCATGACCTCGGACTTGATGAGGCGGAACAGTTTTATCTTAAGGCTTCTGAACTTAAGGGAGGTGACTCTCTTACCATGAGACATCTGGCGAGAATTTCTTACGCACGTCAGGATATGGAAAAAGCCCGCGAGTATTTGCATCTGGCTCTTAACGCCAATCATAATGATGCATATGCAATGAATCTGCTGGCCCGCCTTTATCTGGAAAGCGGTGAAGATCCGCAGATTGCCGAGGTTTTAGCCCGTCAGAGTGCAGCCCTTAAACCGGGTAAAGAGGAATTCTGGGAAACTCTTGCCACTGCTCTTGAAGTTCAAGGTAAAGATACAGAGGCTGAGCAGGTCCGCTCAAGAATTTAAGACCGTGTCAAGATTTTTAATCGCATTATATCTTATTGTATGCGGTACTATTACGTTCCTTTTGTTTATTCCTATTAATAAAGAAAGAGAATTTTCTCAGACTTTCAGGCATGATGTTCAGCAACGCGTGAAATTAGGAAGCAGCGAGCATGTCTCCGTGCCTCCTCTTTTTAATCAGGTAGCGCAGGAATTTGCCCTTCAACCCGAAATACTTCGCGCGATCGCTGATTATGAAAGCGGCTATAACCCGTGGGCTTTAAATATAGAAGGGCGTAGCATTTATCCTGAATCAAAAGAAGAAGCCCTTGATATTCTGGAAAAAAATAAGATTAAAAGTTTTGATATAGGTTTGATGCAGGTTAATTCTTTCTGGCTTAGAAAATTTGATCTGAATGTTTCTAAAGCTCTTGAGCCTGAAGAAAATGTCAGACTCGGCGCCTGGATTTTGCGGTATTGTCTGGATCGGTACGGGTATAACTGGCGCGCAATCGGTGCATATCATACAGGCTCTCCGGATAAGCTTCCTGATCGATCAAAAGAATATGCTGTCAGGGTTATGCAAAAGTATAAAAAATTACTTGATAAAACTCATTCAAAAGAAAAGTGAGTTTATATTAGCTTTTTTGACGACAACTATAAGTTGCTGCTTAGAATCGTTGTGGAGGTATAGGCTATGAACAAAAATGATTACGTTATATTTAAAGTTGACTCCTGCAAGTTCGCTGTTCCTTCTTTTCTTGTAGATAAAGTTGAGTTGGCTGTTTCACTCACGCCTGTACCTGATGCACCTTACCCTGTTTTAGGAGTTGTAAACGATGGTGGAACAATTGTTCCGGTTGTCGGAGTGCGCAGAAAGATAGGCAGTGATGAACGAGATGTTATTCTTTCTGACCGTTTAATTTTCAGCAGGCTCGGCCACAGGAAAATCGCCATTCTTGCAGACGAAGTAAATGATGTTATTGAGATTCCTCCTGCAATGTCGCAGGATTCAAATCAGATATGGCCCGGTGTTTTTTATTTGAAATCTTTTTCTGGGCTGGGGGATGATGTTGTCTTGATGCAGGATCTTAATTCCATTTTCAGCAACGAACAGGAAAAGACTTTATTTGAAGTTCTTGACGCACTGAACGAACAGGAAAAAATTGATTCGGATGAATGATTTTCTTGCTGATAATAAGATTGATCTTCTGTCCCAGCTTGTCAGAAGAATTTACGGTCTGAAATTTTCTCACGACAGGTGGGAGGATTTGAAATCCGCAATTGTAAAAGTAACAAATGCGACAGGTAAATTTAAATCAGCCGAAGAGTGCCTCGATCATCTTCTGTCGCCTCATGTTGATGAAAAAGATTTTGAGCTTTTTGTCAATCAACTGACCATCGGCGAAACATATTTTTTTCGTGATCCCGGAACTCTTAATGCCTTAGAACAGGATGTTCTACCTAAAAAAAACGGTAAGGGCAGCGGAAGATTTGGCGCCGTCCGCGTCTGGTCTGTGGCCTGTGCTACAGGGGAGGAACCCTATTCTATTGCAATAATGTGCCACCGGTCTAATGTGCGCTCCGAAATATTCGGAACCGATGTTGACAGTGAAGCTTTATATAAAGCGGCTGAAGGAAATTATCGCAAATGGTCTTTCCGGATAGAATCCAATAATTTTAAAGAAACTTATTTCAAATCTTACAATCCCAATTTTTTCCAGTTAGATAAAACAATTAAAGACATGGTCAGTTTTTCCAGATTGAACCTTATCGGCGAAAATCTACCTTCTTATTTGTGGGGCATGGATGTAGTTCTGTGCCGGAATGTCTTAATCTATTTTTCAGAAGAGGGTGTCCGGCTTGTTCTGGATAAAATTTGGGGAAGTCTTAATTGGGATGGCTGGTTAGTTGTCACTCCCAGTGAATCAGCGTTAATTACGGCCTATGGTAAATTTGAACCTGTAAATATAGGGTCGACCCTGATTTTCAGGAAGAATGAAAAATACAGTCCCAAAAAGTACAATGAAACTCTGAATAATTTTTACAATAACAAATTAAATCAATTTCCAGACAGTGATATCGAAGAAGAGATTGAATTTGAAGATGATTTGAGTATTGAAAGTGATGACTTTACCTTTTGCCACCCTGATCCTGATTTATCTTATCCTAATTTCGCGGAGCCTTTTGTTTCATCTGATTCTGTAGAGATTCCATTTGAGAATTCTTCACATTCAAAGATTTTTAATCCTGTTGACGAGGCTCAAGCTCTTAGAAAACGCGGTAATTCCGCCGCGGCTTTGTCTTGCCTGCAAAAAGCTCTTGAT
This window harbors:
- the panC gene encoding pantoate--beta-alanine ligase → MIIITDPKELQKMSMDLRRQGKTIALVPSMGYFHEGHLTLMEAAKKRADKVIVSLFVNPTQFGPGEDLDNYPQDLKRDADLAREKGVDILFTPQKSQMYYPDHSTWVEVPELSENLCAKSRPVHFRGVATVVTKLLMTALPDIAVFGEKDWQQLAIIKRMVRDLNIPVEIVGHPIVRNADGLALSSRNIYLTDDEKKLAPMLQKGLRTIKESVDKGENDAKVLIGKLTKFYNEMIPGSEIDYIQIVHPENISIIDKVNGPALCAVAVRLGKARLIDNLLIKM
- a CDS encoding GGDEF domain-containing protein codes for the protein MNKDSLFKDGICLTPQDLIRYEHTLKDLINEFLPFDSYSLYFPKPAGGAAPQPLVTRYNQEEKHLMLPLKLQGRDLCYFIARGINLKAPKTVPQYLEALATSALEKILLYKTSITDGLTGMATREHFMVKLVKELDLIQNCMMPAPRGCKDPGIPTFSGSVGVVVLDLDNFQRINDRYGYTLGDSIVAEVGRAVSEAAFESVVCARLFEDKFAFLIPDGRPKVCAQLAEKMRVIVERLHVEDPVTGDTLKISTSAGFANYPQSLSGPHFKRSAAEQGRILMRKAAKAIATAKDFGRNCVFAYSDILQKGGKVLEVLPLQRIALSIGQSVDAREGGRFLVWSPDYQSGTQAKLTEDERISGSYPTMYKAEVVIIEVQEEIAFAEILHLSDTAWPVTAGDRLTLLDEKDSFFDAQAGPETSATPQRDMVTGLFRYKEFIGRYSRLRQNMDKFSVAVLRLAAGVTDQGGNFQKITDAEVQKIASRAENIFEVDHTGGRYSLNSLIYFFPKQDSDSVMEMILKLVRECEADFDIALSAGVASFPFLNYRRSEILDNCRKGLDHAMMMEKPMVAQFDSVSLNIAADRLYVDGDIYGAVEEFRLALLADSDNILARNSLGICYAQLGKPEQARKQFEQVLEITPSNIMALYNLGWVCQMLGNREEARNAYERCLKLEPDNVFSLVRLGVLAEHDLGLDEAEQFYLKASELKGGDSLTMRHLARISYARQDMEKAREYLHLALNANHNDAYAMNLLARLYLESGEDPQIAEVLARQSAALKPGKEEFWETLATALEVQGKDTEAEQVRSRI
- a CDS encoding CheR family methyltransferase, whose amino-acid sequence is MNDFLADNKIDLLSQLVRRIYGLKFSHDRWEDLKSAIVKVTNATGKFKSAEECLDHLLSPHVDEKDFELFVNQLTIGETYFFRDPGTLNALEQDVLPKKNGKGSGRFGAVRVWSVACATGEEPYSIAIMCHRSNVRSEIFGTDVDSEALYKAAEGNYRKWSFRIESNNFKETYFKSYNPNFFQLDKTIKDMVSFSRLNLIGENLPSYLWGMDVVLCRNVLIYFSEEGVRLVLDKIWGSLNWDGWLVVTPSESALITAYGKFEPVNIGSTLIFRKNEKYSPKKYNETLNNFYNNKLNQFPDSDIEEEIEFEDDLSIESDDFTFCHPDPDLSYPNFAEPFVSSDSVEIPFENSSHSKIFNPVDEAQALRKRGNSAAALSCLQKALDSNLPRSVAAEVLLAVAEIKADSGLLDEAVNWCKKAIEADRVAPSPHFLLGQIKMSDGDLDGAQAEMRKAIFLDSRFVMAHFVLGNIYLSQKNNSAAARHFSISLQEIGKIDKDITVPHSDGTTAGRLAEMIKLVKNNMI
- a CDS encoding chemotaxis protein CheW — its product is MNKNDYVIFKVDSCKFAVPSFLVDKVELAVSLTPVPDAPYPVLGVVNDGGTIVPVVGVRRKIGSDERDVILSDRLIFSRLGHRKIAILADEVNDVIEIPPAMSQDSNQIWPGVFYLKSFSGLGDDVVLMQDLNSIFSNEQEKTLFEVLDALNEQEKIDSDE
- a CDS encoding lytic transglycosylase domain-containing protein, with protein sequence MSRFLIALYLIVCGTITFLLFIPINKEREFSQTFRHDVQQRVKLGSSEHVSVPPLFNQVAQEFALQPEILRAIADYESGYNPWALNIEGRSIYPESKEEALDILEKNKIKSFDIGLMQVNSFWLRKFDLNVSKALEPEENVRLGAWILRYCLDRYGYNWRAIGAYHTGSPDKLPDRSKEYAVRVMQKYKKLLDKTHSKEK